The proteins below are encoded in one region of Pseudonocardia sp. DSM 110487:
- a CDS encoding LacI family DNA-binding transcriptional regulator, with product MKKAATIRDVAARARVSVSVVSRVLNGTGPVAPAKRAQVLDAIEALAYRPRAAARELSHGRSETIGLLLADLTNPFFARLADRVVAEARSRDLQILLMTTQEDPHLEGQALDTLLDRSVGGMIGTPTSHNVARWEKLAALDIPVVFVDRAITDLDQVDVVSIENVDSAATATRHLLDRGHTRIAIVSGPLDTTTGVERVQGYEQALREHGVARDDRLVGPAPFRGDRGAEVVAQMLALDDPPTGLVVANTAQVRVVLRMLSQARIAIPDDLSVVVFDDNPWTELIRPPLTAVRQPIDMLALHSVELVHARMRQKLPPGPRRVRVAAEFLERSSTARI from the coding sequence ATGAAAAAGGCGGCCACCATCCGGGACGTCGCCGCTCGCGCGAGGGTCTCCGTCTCGGTGGTGTCGCGCGTGCTCAACGGCACGGGGCCGGTCGCCCCGGCGAAGCGCGCGCAGGTCCTCGATGCGATCGAGGCGCTCGCCTACCGGCCGCGCGCCGCCGCACGGGAGCTCTCCCACGGGCGCAGCGAGACGATCGGCCTGCTGCTCGCCGACCTCACCAACCCGTTCTTCGCCCGCCTCGCCGACCGCGTCGTCGCCGAGGCGCGCTCGCGTGACCTGCAGATCCTGCTCATGACCACCCAGGAGGACCCGCACCTGGAAGGGCAGGCCCTCGACACGCTGCTCGACCGCTCGGTCGGCGGCATGATCGGCACCCCCACCAGCCACAACGTCGCGCGCTGGGAGAAACTCGCGGCCCTCGACATCCCGGTCGTCTTCGTCGACCGCGCCATCACCGACCTCGACCAGGTCGACGTCGTGAGCATCGAGAACGTCGACTCGGCCGCCACCGCCACGCGGCACCTGCTCGACCGCGGGCACACCCGGATCGCGATCGTCTCAGGGCCGCTCGACACCACCACGGGCGTCGAGCGCGTGCAGGGCTACGAACAGGCCCTTCGCGAGCACGGCGTCGCGCGCGACGACCGGCTGGTGGGTCCCGCGCCGTTCCGCGGCGACCGGGGCGCCGAGGTGGTGGCCCAGATGCTCGCGCTCGACGACCCGCCCACCGGGCTCGTCGTCGCCAACACCGCGCAGGTGCGCGTGGTCCTGCGGATGCTCTCCCAGGCCCGCATCGCGATCCCGGACGACCTGTCGGTCGTGGTCTTCGACGACAACCCGTGGACCGAGCTCATCCGGCCCCCGCTCACCGCCGTCCGCCAGCCGATCGACATGCTCGCGTTGCACTCGGTCGAGCTGGTGCACGCCCGGATGCGCCAGAAACTCCCGCCGGGCCCCCGGCGGGTCAGGGTGGCCGCCGAGTTCCTGGAGCGGTCCAGCACCGCACGAATCTGA
- a CDS encoding NAD(P)H-dependent oxidoreductase has product MNLHDLLQARERDGDPIRVGLIGAGRFGTMFLAQARNTPGIHVAAIADINLDRAHQALKLVDWPQDAVIDDLGSALAGGTTAVLPDAAPLFTDAIDVVVEATGNPIIGTSHALTALDAGQHVIMVTVEADAVVGPALARRAAERGLVYSMAYGDQPALIMELVDWARTSGFDVVCAGKGAKYLEHYHEMNPDNVWEHWEFSKELTDSGQLNPRMHTAFRDGTKAAIEMAAVANAACLVPSDEGLTFTPGDVEQIATVCRPREVGGVLAHEGSVDVMSSVTRDGDWIPHNTQEGVFVVVKATNSYVSGCFAEYPWHPDPTKQYAALYRPYHYVGLELGMSIANAVLRGIPTGAPKGFSADVVATAKKDLAAGDVLDGEGGYTVWGKLISARASVERGALPIALAHHVELKRDVQKGAIVTWDDVELDEAAFGQVLELRRETERLLGTP; this is encoded by the coding sequence GTGAACTTGCACGACCTGTTGCAGGCCCGTGAACGCGACGGCGACCCGATCCGGGTCGGGCTCATCGGCGCAGGCCGGTTCGGGACGATGTTCCTCGCCCAGGCGCGCAACACCCCGGGGATCCACGTCGCGGCGATCGCCGACATCAACCTCGACCGGGCGCACCAGGCCCTCAAGCTCGTCGACTGGCCGCAGGACGCCGTCATCGACGACCTCGGCTCCGCGCTGGCCGGCGGCACCACCGCGGTGCTCCCCGACGCGGCACCCCTGTTCACCGACGCCATCGACGTCGTCGTGGAGGCCACCGGCAACCCGATCATCGGCACGTCGCACGCGCTCACGGCGCTCGACGCCGGCCAGCACGTGATCATGGTGACCGTCGAGGCGGACGCCGTGGTCGGCCCCGCGCTCGCGCGCCGTGCCGCGGAGCGCGGGCTGGTGTACTCGATGGCATACGGTGACCAGCCCGCGCTGATCATGGAGCTGGTGGACTGGGCCCGCACGTCCGGCTTCGACGTGGTGTGCGCAGGCAAGGGGGCCAAGTACCTCGAGCACTACCACGAGATGAACCCCGACAACGTGTGGGAGCACTGGGAGTTCTCGAAGGAGCTCACCGACTCCGGCCAGCTCAACCCGCGCATGCACACGGCGTTCCGCGACGGCACGAAGGCCGCGATCGAGATGGCGGCGGTCGCGAACGCGGCCTGCCTCGTGCCGTCGGACGAGGGGCTGACTTTCACCCCGGGCGACGTCGAGCAGATCGCCACGGTCTGCCGCCCGCGCGAGGTGGGTGGTGTGCTGGCCCACGAGGGGTCGGTGGACGTCATGTCCAGCGTCACGCGCGACGGGGACTGGATCCCGCACAACACGCAGGAAGGCGTGTTCGTGGTCGTGAAAGCGACCAACTCCTACGTCTCCGGCTGCTTCGCCGAGTACCCGTGGCACCCGGACCCCACAAAGCAGTACGCCGCGCTGTACCGGCCCTACCACTACGTCGGCCTCGAGCTCGGGATGTCGATCGCCAACGCCGTACTGCGCGGCATCCCCACCGGCGCCCCGAAGGGGTTCTCCGCCGACGTCGTGGCCACGGCGAAGAAGGACCTTGCGGCGGGCGACGTGCTCGACGGCGAGGGCGGCTACACGGTGTGGGGGAAGCTGATCTCCGCGCGGGCGTCGGTCGAGCGCGGCGCGCTCCCGATCGCGCTGGCCCACCACGTCGAGCTGAAGCGCGACGTCCAGAAGGGCGCGATCGTCACCTGGGACGACGTGGAACTGGACGAGGCCGCGTTCGGCCAGGTGCTCGAGCTCCGGCGGGAGACGGAGCGCCTCCTCGGCACGCCGTGA
- a CDS encoding putative quinol monooxygenase has product MPVVVTAVFRPLPGRHGDARAAIEGALPGVHAEDGCLLYALHDAADGTLVLLEKWESQELLDAHSVGEPVKRLGAALDGLLESPAAVVTMTPLPAGDPVKGRL; this is encoded by the coding sequence ATGCCAGTCGTCGTAACCGCCGTCTTCCGCCCGCTCCCCGGGCGTCACGGCGACGCGCGGGCGGCCATCGAGGGCGCGCTCCCCGGCGTCCACGCCGAGGACGGCTGCCTGCTCTACGCCCTGCACGACGCCGCGGACGGCACGCTGGTGCTGCTCGAGAAGTGGGAGTCGCAGGAGCTGCTCGACGCGCACTCCGTCGGCGAGCCGGTCAAGCGGCTCGGCGCGGCGCTCGACGGGCTCCTCGAGTCCCCCGCGGCCGTCGTGACGATGACGCCGCTGCCGGCCGGCGACCCGGTCAAGGGCCGTCTGTAG